The sequence TCAGTTCATTATTTCCTAAAAGTCCAAATTAAATGGTATTCCCAGCCCATTTTTTTCATGACTACGTTTATGTATTGGATCATAAAAAGTGTTTTAAACAAAGAGCAACACCAAGGACATTGGTTCAATTCCCAGGGAATGCATGAACTAAAAAGATGTATACCTTAATTGCAATGCAAGTTAATTTGGATAAAATTGTCAaatgtgtaaatgtaaaatagaCAGATTGCCATGGATTTTAAGGATATACTCCCATTACAAAACACGGGAATAGGACTTTGACTTTGTACATCTATATACATTTTCTATAGACTAACATCCAGTACGACCAGGAACATGTATTAAGAAAGACTATTTCATGAGAGAAAACCAGACTCGCCTTCTCTCTCAGACGCTGCTTGAGGGCATTGAGACGGGCCATGCGGTTTTCTTTGTTCAGCTCCATTTTGTGGTTGAGTTTCTCCTCGGTCATCTTGCTGTAGTTGTTGTTGACCTCCTGGGCCTTGTTGAGCACCTCCTTCTCACGCTCCCGTTTCTCCGCCAACTGCTTCAGGACCTGCTTCTCTTGGGACTACACAAAGAAGAGCAGAAAGAGTAGATGAAACTGTGAGGAGAAGCTtctttgacatttaaaaagagGACAAAAGGTGGGACAAAATCACGAAAACAGCAATAGACAGGTACAAAAGAGGACTGTGTTGGTTATCAGATGGCAATACTATGGTACTAAATGATTAACATATTCATATCTAATGGcatctacactcacctaaaggattattaggaacaccacactaattctgtgtttgaccccctttccccttcagaactgccttaattctacgtggcattgattcaacaaggtgctgaaagcattctttagaaatgttggcccatattgataggagagcatcttgcagttgatggagatttgtgggatgcacatccagggcacgaagctcccgttccaccacatcccaaagatgctctattggtttgagatctggggactgtggcggccattttagtacagtcaactcatcgTCATgctcaagaaaccaatttgaaattatttgagctttgtgacatggtgcattatcctgctggaagtagccatcagaggatggggacatggtggtcataaagggatggacatggtcagagacaatgctcaggtaggccgtggcatttaaacgatgccgaattggcactaaggggcctaaagtgtgccaagaaaacatcccccacaccattacaccaccaccaccagcctgcacagtgggaacaaggcatgatggatccatgttctcattctgtttacgccaaattctgactctaccatctgaatgtctcaacagaaatcgagactcatcagaccagacgacatttttccagtcttcaactgtttaattttggtgagctcgtgcaaattttcacctctttttcctatttgtagtggagatgagtggtacccggtggggtcttctgctgttgtagcccatccgcctcaaggttgtgtgtgttgtggcttcacaaatgctttgctgcatacctcggttgtaacgagtggttatttcagtcaaagttgctcttctatcagcttgaatcagtcggcccattctcctctgacctcgagcatcaacaaggctttttcgcccacaggactgctgcatactggatgcgtttcccttttcacaccattctttgtaaaccctagaaatggttgtgtgtgaaaatcccagtaactgagcagattgtgaaatactcagaccagcctgtctggcaccaacaaccatgccacgcttaaaacggcttaaatcacctttctttcccattctgacattcagtttggagttcaggagattgtcttgaccaggaccacacccctaaatgcactgaagcaactgccatgtgattggttgattagataattgcattaatgagaaattgaagaggtgttcctaataatccttaaggTAAGTTTTTCAGTGGGAATGCAATTcattcttactttcacatttaaaccaTTTCATGAGGTTAACTTATACCCTAATTCTGGTCAGTCTGCCaatcaacatgcttgtttgctTTGCGCCCtcttaaatacagtttaaaaaaaagaccaaGCATTTCTATCTATGTCAGAGCACCAGCGCCTCCACGAACCTTTATACAGCATTGTTGGCAAGGCGGCCAGAGCGAATTTTGACGGTGTGAACGCACAATAAAGCTTCAAGATCTAGGTTGTCACGATCGACCCAGCTTCGAATCCACCTTTTGCAGAGCTCGCTCTTCTCCCTTTTCCCAATCACATCGGAAGGGCATTTAAGTTCAATAaaaatttagaaaatgttctaaaaatgGACATAAAGTGCCTaaagaaatgtttaataataataaaaacatttattaggtAGGGGTCggtgtagggagggcttttattgtcccatcaaggtggcatccatttaataattttaattaataatcatttacaCCCAGTTATTATTACAtcttgttaatgtacaacaataccgAGAAACAAATAGTATGCATCTGCATAAGTATAAATAGCGTCTAATTACTTTTACACATATtgcaaaaaaacacttttacaatgtgtaaatagaatatatcaccATATTCACTTCGTATGATATGTCACttaaaaaagtgttttcttGGTTATGTGAACATTACCATTTTATCATTTTGCAaacattaaagctgcagtccataactttttgcactctagtggttaataaacagaaatgcATGCGTCTAGAttaagaacattgcagccggagctacttctctctgtttaggtctatggcgagtcacgcagggactgtgctcctccgcagcggttcctaccagtctggcctgaaatagtcccaatataaatacttattataagtgtagcgtaatgattcagggtaagacaaatacacggtttggaaaatggattcatgttgtacattctcattatataatttttgtaaatcttgaacacaaaaaaagttacggacagcagctttaagggACAAGTATTAACATTAATTTTAAACATTGTGTCTTGATTGTTTCGTGCCTGAAGACATCAATGTGATGTCACGAgctgcagggtttaatatggtgttttttttactttgaccattgacatgcattatacaactGACAGgcttttttactctcatagaaatacacccaattgacatgcattatacgagcaacggttggagttaaaaatctgtgttctactgaagaaacaaagtcacctatatctttgatgccctgggggtaagcagataaacatcacattttcatttttggtgaactatccctttaataactgGACGATTTTCAACAGACATTCTGGTAGTGTTACTAGAAGAAAGTTTGCTAATAACTTTGAGAGAAACTTCCCTGGAATGTTTCACCCTTCTTTTATAGTGTGAAGATTCTCAGTTACCCATGTGCTTGTGCTTTGACAAATGCATCtgctaaataattaaatgttattcTAGCCATCTGGATGTGTTGCTCAAGAAACCTGCTGACTGACTAGAACAAGAAGGAACCTTTTGCAACCGTGGTACTTTTTGTAAGTGTGTAAAAGCATCATCTGACCCTCCGCCTCTCCTCGGCGGCCTCCAGCCTCCTCTGCAGTTCCCCCAGTGAAGGCTCCTTCTTCTGGGGCGGCAGCGCCAGCGTCTGGGGTCTCTCCGGAGACAGGTCAGTTGGACTCTTGAGGATGACCTCAAATGCCTGGCCAGATGCTCGCTTATTCAGTGACTTCACCTCCATATCTGTGAGGGAAGATGATGACAAATGCATGACCAAATCTTAAATAATCCTGTAGAAAGGCCTCCAGTTACTGACCGTCAAAGCTCCCACCTTCAAACTGACCGAAGGTGTTGGGATGAGGCTGGGAATACAAACAAGAGCAGATGAGAGACAACACCGACATCTCTCTCAGCTTCTCAGAGTAACCTGTGAAAGAAAGCaagatatatataatttttttcaatggaAATCTTTTAATAACAACAGTGATGTGTGTGactctggaccacaaaaccaaccatttgaaaatctggaatctgagggtgcaaagaaaaatctaaatattgagacaatctcctttaaagttgtccaaatcaAGTCCTTagaaatgcatattactactaataatacatttttgatatacttacggtaggaaatttacaaaatatcttcatgaaacatgaccttaatatcctaatgatttttggcataaaataaaaaccgACAATTTATTGTTGGctttgtgctccagggtcatatatatatatatatatatatatggtgagGAAAGTACAGACTAGATACTACGATCCGAGCACTTATTCTAACCTTAAATACAATTGATGTCAGATAGTTACAAAATATCTAATGTAGCTGTATtaaacaaggacacattaaaacactttaataaggttaactacattagttaacatgaattaacaatGAACATCAACACAGACCACACCCTTTTACAAATTCATGCATTATTGATCTGGTCACCACAGCACATGTCAGCAAATTAATTCCGTGTGTGAGCGCGTGTGTGAAGGCGAACTGTGTGACACCGATCCTCAAGACGCATGATTTCAGGAATTCCAAATCGCAGACACTAACTGAGTCcaaatgcatgcatgcaaaaagGGCAGAACATTCATGCTAGTGTTTATTACTGAAGTGAATGGGTTCTGAGTTTTCTGTGTCATGTGCAACCAAGCCGAGTGGTTtggagtgtgtatgtgtgtatttatcACACATGAGCTCAAAGGAAAGGTGACTTTGCAAGAGAGATGAGAACTCAAATCCTGCTGCATCCACCAGATATAAGATCAGACAACACGCAGGACTCCAGACTAACATTTGAGAGAAGCGACACCAGTTATACAGACAGAGACAAATTGATCATAAAGTCAatttaatcattaaaattaCTATTGTTTTGCTAATTAGTGCAGTTACTAACATTAGATGTTTGTTTATTGGAAATTTAACAGTGAAGAACTGAGCTTGCTATAATCTCACACTAAACTGACTGACAGCTTTAGTAAATCATAAGGCATTACTACCATAAATCATGAggcgttactacagtaaatcatgaggcgttactacagtaaatcatgaggcgttactacagtaaatcatgaggcgttactacagtaaatcatgaggcgttactacagtaaatcatgaggcgttacaacagtaaatcatgaggcgttactacagtaaatcatgtggcgttactacagtaaatcatgaggcgttactacagtaaatcatgtggcgttactacagtaaatcatgaggcgttactacagtaaatcatgtggcgttactacagtaaatcatgaggcgatactacagtaaatcatgaggcgttactaaagtaaatcatgaggcgttactacagtaaatcatgtggcgttactacagtaaatcatgaggcgttactacagtaaatcatgaggcgttactacagtaaatcatgtggcgttactacagtaaatcatgaggcgttactacagtaaatcatgaggcgttactacagtaaatcatgtggcgttactacagtaaatcatgtggcgttactacagtaaatcataaggcattactacagtaaatcatgtggcgttactacagtaaatcatgaggcgttactacagtaaatcatgaggcgttacaacagtaaatcatgaggcgttactacagtaaatcatgaggcgttactacagtaaatcatgtggcgttactacagtaaatcatgaggcgttactacagtaaatcatgtggcgttactacagtaaatcatgaggcgttactacagtaaatcatgtggcgttactacagtaaatcatgaggcgttactacagtaaatcatgaggcgttactacagtaaaacatgaggcgttactacagtaaatcatgaggcgttactacagtaaatcatgtggcgttactacagtaaatcatgaggtgttactacagtaaatcatgaggcgttactacagtaaatcatgtggcattactacagtaaatcatgaggcgttactacagtaaatcatgaggtgttactacagtaaatcatgaggcgttactacagtaaatcatgaggcgttactacagtaaatcatgaggcgttactacagtaaatcatgaggcgttactacagtaaatcatgaggcgttactacagtaaatcatgaggcgttactacagtaaatcatgtggcgttactacagtaaatcatgtggcgttactacagtaaatcatgaggcgttactacagtaaatcatgaggcgttactacagtaaatcatgaggcGTTACTACAGTAAAACATGAGGCGTTACTACCGTAAATCATGAGGCGTTACTACCGTAAATCATGAggcgttactacagtaaatcatgaagcgttactacagtaaatcatgaggcgttactacagtaaatcatgaggcgttactacagtaaaacatgaggcgttactacagtaaatcatgaggcGTTACTACAGTAAAACATGAGGCGTTACTACCGTAAATCATGAGGCGTTACTACCGTAAATCATGAggcgttactacagtaaatcatgaggcgttactacagtaaatcatgaggcgttactacagtaaatcatgtggcgttactacagtaaatcatgaggcattactacagtaaatcatgaggcgttacaacagtaaatcatgaggcgttactacagtaaatcatgaggcgttactacagtaaatcatgaggcgttactacagtaaatcatgaggcgttacaacagtaaatcatgaggcattactacagtaaatcatgaggcgttactacagtaaatcataaggcgttactacagtaaatcatgaggcGTCATGAGGCGTTACAACAGTAAATCATGAGGCGTTACAACAGTAAATCATGAggcgttactacagtaaatcatgaggcgttactacagtaaatcatgaggcgttactacagtaaatcatgaggcgttacaacagtaaatcatgaggcgttactacagtaaatcatgaggcgttactacagtaaatcatgtggcattactacagtaaatcatgtggcgatactacagtaaatcatgtggcgttactacagtaaatcatgtggcgttactacagtaaatcatgaggcgttactacagtaaatcatgtggcgttactacagtaaatcatgaggcgttactacagtaaatcatgtggcgttactacagtaaatcatgaggcattactacagtaaatcatgaggcgttacaacagtaaatcatgaggcattactacagtaaatcatgaggcgttactacagtaaatcatgtggcGTTACAACAGTAAATCATGAggcgttactacagtaaatcatgaggcgttactacagtaaatcatgtggcgttactacagtaaatcatgaggcattactacagtaaatcatgaggcGTTACAACAGTAAATCATGAGGCGTTACTACAGCAAATCATGAGGCGTTACTACAGCAAATCATGAggcgttactacagtaaattgagGCGTTACTACAGCAAATCATGAggcgttactacagtaaattgagGCATTACTACAGCAAATCATGAggcgttactacagtaaattgagGCGTTACTACAGCAAATCATGAGGCGTTACTACAGTAAGTCATGAGGcattactacagtaaatcatgaggcgttactacagtaaatcatgtggcGTTACAACAGTAAATCATGAGGcattactacagtaaatcatgtggcgttactacagtaaatcatgtggcgttactacagtaaatcatgaggcgttactacagtaaatcatgtggcgttactacagtaaatcatgtggcgttactacagtaaatcatgaggcgttactacagtaaatcatgtggcgttactacagtaaatcatgtggcGTTACTACAGCAAATCATGAggcgttactacagtaaatcatgaggcGTTACTCCAGTAAATCATGTGGCGTTACTCCAGTAAATCATGTggcgttactacagtaaatcatgaggcGTTACTCCAGCAAATCATGTggcgttactacagtaaatcatgaggcgttactacagtaaatcatgtggcgttactacagtaaatcatgtggcGTTACAACAGTAAATCATGAggcgttactacagtaaatcatgaggcgttacaacagtaaatcatgaggcgttacaacagtaaatcatgaggcgttactacagtaaatcatgaggcgttactacagtaaatcatgaggcgttactacagtaaatcatgaggcGTTACTACTGTAAATCATAAggcgttactacagtaaatcatgaggcgttactacagtaaatcatgtggcgttactacagtaaatcatgtggcgttactacagtaaatcatgtggcgttactacagtaaatcatgaggcgttactacagtaaatcatgaggcgttactacagtaaatcatgaggcgttactacagtaaatcatgaggcgttacaacagtaaatcatgaggcgttactacagtaaatcatgaggcgttactacagtaaatcatgtggcgttactacagtaaatcatgaggcgttactacagtaaatcatgaggcgttactacagtaaatcatgaggcgttactacagtaaatcatgaggcgttactacagtaaatcatgaggcgttactacagtaaatcatgtggcGTTACTACAGCAAATCATGAGGCGTTACTACAGCAAATCATGAagcgttactacagtaaatcatgaggcgttactacagtaaatcatgaagCGTTACTACAGCAAATCATGAGGCGTTACTACAGCAAATCATGAGGCGTttctacagtaaatcatgaggcgttactacagtaaatcatgaggcgttactacagtaaatcatgaggcgttactacagtaaatcatgaggcgttactacagtaaatcatgaggtgttactacagtaaatcatgaggcgatactacagtaaatcatgaggcgttactaaagtaaatcatgaggcgttactacagtaaatcatgtggcgttactacagtaaatcatgaggcgatactacagtaaatcatgaggcgttactacagtaaatcatgaggcgttactacagtaaatcatgaggcgttactacagtaaatcatgtggcGTTACTAAAGTAAATCATGAggcgttactacagtaaatcatgaggcgttactacagtaaatcatgaggcgatactacagtaaatcatgaggcGTTACTAAAGTAAATCATGAGGCGATACTACAGCAAATCATGTggcgttactacagtaaatcatgaggcgttactacagtaaaacatgaggcgttactacagtaaatcatgaggcattactacagtaaatcatgtggcgttactacagtaaatcatgaggcgctactacagtaaatcatgtggcattactacagtaaatcatgtggcgttactacagtaaatcatgaggcattactacagtaaatcatgaggcattactacagtaaatcatgtggcgttactacagtaaatcatgaggcgctactacagtaaatcatgtggcgttactacagtaaatcatgaggcGTTACTAAAGTAAATCATGAGGCGATACTACAGCAAATCATGTggcgttactacagtaaatcatgaggcgttactacagtaaaacatgaggcgttactacagtaaatcatgaggcattactacagtaaatcatgtggcgttactacagtaaatcatgaggcgctactacagtaaatcatgtggcattactacagtaaatcatgtggcgttactacagtaaatcatgaggcattactacagtaaatcatgaggcattactacagtaaatcatgtggcgttactacagtaaatcatgaggcGCTACTACAGCAAATCATGTggcgttactacagtaaatcatgaggcgttactacagtaaaacatgaggcgttactacagtaaatcatgaggcattactacagtaaatcatgaggcgttactacagtaaatcatgtggcgttactacagtaaatcatgaggcgttactacagtaaatcatgtggcgatactacagtaaatcatgaggcgttactacagtaaatcatgaggcgatactacagtaaatcatgaggcgttactaaagtaaatcatgtggcgttactacagtaaatcatgtggcgttactacagtaaatcatgaggcgctactacagtaaatcatgtggTTATTAATTTTGTGGTGAATTCAAAAGCTTTCTCACTGGATCTCCAGTGCTGTGTATAAACTCATGCTGTGTATTATTGATCTGAGCAGATAAACAGTACAAATGAGTAGCGCGGTTCTGGGgcatattgcacaaaactaggataagggattaagccgcgatatcttggtgatcttgtcatctgtatgcaaaatttagtacgccgctgtcgtgtaaacgtaccctgaaggcacCCTCACACGAAGAAAGATAACTATAACCAAAGATGTACTAATGAACACTGTATATTAGCAGATAAATTTAGCCAGGATTACCAAaatatcctggcttaatcccttattctagttttgtgcaataggcccctgttCCGCTTTGATTACGTTATTTGATGTTTCTCATAAGTAACAGAAATAGCCGGTCTCATCAGTTGGGCACGTGGGGTAGGCGCCAATGCGACCTCTAACAAAATTTAGTTGCACCAGCAGGAAAAAAGGTCGCAAAATCCCACAATTTGTTCTCGATCTGGAGCCCTGACATGCTATAACGTGCATAATATACTGctgatatttatataatatcCAAAACGCCACTGCTGCAGAGATGTTATCAGGCTCATCGCCTGCTCGAGGTTCTTTACAAGGTCTCAGCAAAGACAACACAAGATGATCAGACTATATAGTGGAAGAATGATTCCCGTATGCGTTCCTGAATGTCACAGCTATAACATTGCGACACATTTTGCTGCACTGCTCCCCTCCAAATGAACCAGTGTTTTTATAGCGGAAAATCTGCAGTGTAAAGCATCAGCACTTAATAGGTGTTGTTTAAAGAGAAATTATCATTTTATTAATTAGACCCCAAAACCATTATGCGAGGCAAAGGACATGTTCAACAAAACCAATGTCatgcaaaaaaaacattgattctATGGTGGCAATCTCATGCAAAAATCTACTTTTGTAGGTCTTACCTGAAACCGTGCTGTCCATCGTGCTGCTGGAGGAGGATGGATGCTGAGCAGAGAGATGAACAGAATGAAGCGCTGAAGGAGTGACGCACAGCAATGGTCTGTATTATCAGGGGAGGAATGATGGATGCAGCCGGatgggaggaggaggaggaggaggagaaggaggagagGATGAGATGAAGaaagaaataaagacacgggAGAGAGAAATGGGGAAATGATTTTGCAGACGAAGCTGGAATTTGATCTGCTCAAGAGATAAACTGAgaaaaaattacaataataaaGTGATAGTTGTCTTGGAAACAAGAGCTATTTTTACTCTAatctgatatttaaaaaaaagaattgggAATACTTTAcaatgttacatgtacttaccatagtaacaacagtaaattatgcataattacataaaCCAAACACTAAAGTAAGCACATGTAGTTActaaatattactcagtacatgaatgtgaccctggagctcAAATCCAATCCTGCgtctcacgggtatatctgtggcgatagccaacaatacattataaagctcaaaattatccatttttcttttaagacaaaaatcattaggatattaagatcatgttccatgaagatattttgtacatgTCCTAccgtaaatgtattattattagtaatatgcattgctaaggacttcctttggacaactttaaagaagATTTTCTccatatttagatttttttgccaaatattATCCTATCCTAATAAATCATACATCAATGggaagcttatttattcagctctcatttgatatttaaatctcATAAATTGACCCTTATGACTTTTTTTGTGGTCAAGGGTcacaaatatataattatactgtAACGATGACactttaatataaagtgtaacccaTTATTTTAGTGATCTTGTTTCTTTAGTAATTACTATAAATGAAGCCGAAACCACATCATAATCTTAATCcgaaccctatagtaagtaataatagtaataataattattaattatttatatagcgcctttccagagctcaaggacactttacaacaaacaaacaataaaggaAATTGGCAAAAAGAgcagacagaacaacagtagGCAATTGACAGTGCAAGTACAATAAGTGAGAAATCGGGTttagaaacaaaaacaaaaaattctaAGACCTATAACATTCAGAAAAGAGGTGTGTTTTGAGCATGGATTTGAATTCAGGGATAGTGTTAACAAAACGGAGTGATCGGGAGAGAGAGCTCCACATTTTGGGTGCAACAACACTGAATGATCTGCCATCATCTGCCATAAAGTacataaagttaattattattactcagtacttacatatataattacactgcaaCACAGACACCTCAAAATAAAGTGTGACCAAAGAGTTTAGCACTAATGCAGTTCATATATCTGAAGTCAAACTAACAGTAAAAATGTCAGTTTAACGgagaaaaaatgttttatttgataTGGTATAAATATTTGATATGCATCTTATCTACACAGCAAACAATTATTGTCTTTGTATTTCTGCCttgttttccagtacaaatatctaaatattcttgaTTTACTTGAGAAGCAAAATGATTTGTTGTATCAAAATTAAAACAACAAGCCAAATGTtcagaaaaataaacaattacattttttttctgaccccactggcagatatttgttcttgttttatgcATACATTTGCAAAATGTTAGATATTTTTGTAAACAAGACGTaatactttttttgcagtgtaatgcGACGACGTTTGGCCTGCTGTATCTGGCAAATATTTTCTAGatattgttgtgttttttaaataGACTACTGCATGTCCAGTCGATGAGGGACTGACCAAATCAATACCTCATCGACACACTAAAGATGGATTGGGTTCGGTCCTGTGACAAACACTCAAGACGACATTTCATCGTTTCCAATCCGCCATTGATCCGAAAGCCATCACATCAGACTGACGCTATTAATGGAACGGAGCAAGCTTGTAATTCAAGATGGAAAAACAATAGAAGCACCTTTTCTTTTTGACAAGTACTGGAAGTACAGGGTCATTTTCTAATGAGCAGATTTTAAGATAAAGCCCTAATCACATTTTTTGTTATTACTATGCTATTACTAAGGTGTTTTTTCACTTGTTGCTAGGCAGATTATTACTAGTCAAAATGAAGCAGAAAGACCttttgaagaaaagaaaaaaaagattagaaAATGCTATCTGCAATGGATTAATCCCAGATAAATTCTCTAAAAACAAGTGTTCAAGtcatgaaaacatgttttacattaACACACCAACATAAGAAGCAATTTCCAACATTGTGTTATACAAGGGTCAAGTCATTTAGCTTAAGTCAGTTTACTgtcatttaagttgaaatgact is a genomic window of Pseudorasbora parva isolate DD20220531a chromosome 12, ASM2467924v1, whole genome shotgun sequence containing:
- the stmn3 gene encoding stathmin-3 isoform X2 — encoded protein: MDSTVSGYSEKLREMSVLSLICSCLYSQPHPNTFGQFEDMEVKSLNKRASGQAFEVILKSPTDLSPERPQTLALPPQKKEPSLGELQRRLEAAEERRRSQEKQVLKQLAEKREREKEVLNKAQEVNNNYSKMTEEKLNHKMELNKENRMARLNALKQRLREKEVHAAEVRKNKELHTELSG
- the stmn3 gene encoding stathmin-3 isoform X1; this encodes MDSTVSGYSEKLREMSVLSLICSCLYSQPHPNTFGQFEGGSFDDMEVKSLNKRASGQAFEVILKSPTDLSPERPQTLALPPQKKEPSLGELQRRLEAAEERRRSQEKQVLKQLAEKREREKEVLNKAQEVNNNYSKMTEEKLNHKMELNKENRMARLNALKQRLREKEVHAAEVRKNKELHTELSG